A stretch of DNA from Tissierellales bacterium:
TTGATTAATTTCTTAGCAACCTCTTCTAAACTTTTTAAAGCCTTTGGGAGTTTTATGATTATATCGTTGTAGCGATTATTTACAGATTTCATCTCGATAACCAAATTATATGGTGCTTCTGCTAATTCTGCTCTTCCAAATCCAGTCATACTTTTAGCCATTTTCTCACCTCACCATCTTTCCTATCTATTCTATCACACTTCTTTTTAATAATTCCAGCGTTTGTTACGAAAAATTAATATTTGATTTTGTATAATTTGTTTCCACCCTACTTCTTTTATAACTAATATGATATACTGATTGACGATAATGACTTTAATGTAATCATTCAGGAGGTAAAAAATGGCTTTAGATGGTATCGTTCTCAGAGCTTTAACCTGTGAACTAAAAGAAAAAATAATAAATAGTAAAATAGATAAAATATATCAACCAGAAAAAGATGAATTAGTATTTAACTTGCGAGGTTTTGGAGAAAATTTCAAACTATTACTTTCAGCAAGTAGCAACAATCCTCGCATTCACTTTTTCCATGATCAAAAAACTAATCCTCAGGTTCCACCTATGTTCTGCATGTTGCTTAGAAAGCATATAGCTGGTGGAAGGATTGTAGATATTAGACAAGAACATTTCGAGCGTATAATTTACATCGATATTCAAACAACCAATGAACTTGGTGATCAAGTCATTAGAAGGTTGATAGTAGAAATAATGGGTAAACACTCAAATTTAATTTTAGTAAATAATGAATCTGGAAAAATAATGGACTCTATAAAGAGAATTACTCCAGATATGAGCCGTTTGAGACAAATTCTTCCAGGCATGACTTATGAATTGCCACCAGCTCAAGATAAAATAAGCTTACTTGAATTATCACAAGAAAATTTCAATGACATTTTGAAAAATTCTAATGCGTCATCTCTAGTATACAAATTCTTATATCAAAATATACTAGGACTCAGTCCTGTTCTTGCAAAAGAACTATGTAAAACTGCATATATATCAGAAAATTTAATGATTGGTGAGTTAGATTCCAAGCTCAAAAATTCACTATTCATTTCTCTTATACGACTTCAAAACATTATAAATAGCAATTATTTTAAACCTACTATCGCATATGATGATAGTACGGAAAAAGTTCTTGAATTCTCATGTATAGAATTGTCTCAATTCAGAGATTCAAAAAATATAAGTTACGATTCGATGTCTGATGTAATAGAGATATTTTACAAAAAACGAGATTTATTTGAAAGATTGAAGCAAAAATCTGTTAATTTGAGAAAAACAATTCAAACACAATTAGACAGAAATCTACACAAAAAATCAAACTTATTGGCAGATATGGATTCTGCTAAAAAACGTGATAAATATCGTGTATATGGCGAATTGATAACTGCGAATCTACATCTAGCCCAAAATGGAGATGAGAGTCTTGAATGTTTAAATTTCTATACAAATGAAATGATAACAATCCCACTTGATCCAAGATTTTCACCTGCAAAAAATGCTCAAAAATACTTTAAGAAATATAGTAAATTAAAAACAGCCAATATTCTATTAGAAGAACAATTAGTTCAAACACAATCAACTATAGATTACTTAGAAAATGTACTAATTTC
This window harbors:
- a CDS encoding NFACT family protein — translated: MALDGIVLRALTCELKEKIINSKIDKIYQPEKDELVFNLRGFGENFKLLLSASSNNPRIHFFHDQKTNPQVPPMFCMLLRKHIAGGRIVDIRQEHFERIIYIDIQTTNELGDQVIRRLIVEIMGKHSNLILVNNESGKIMDSIKRITPDMSRLRQILPGMTYELPPAQDKISLLELSQENFNDILKNSNASSLVYKFLYQNILGLSPVLAKELCKTAYISENLMIGELDSKLKNSLFISLIRLQNIINSNYFKPTIAYDDSTEKVLEFSCIELSQFRDSKNISYDSMSDVIEIFYKKRDLFERLKQKSVNLRKTIQTQLDRNLHKKSNLLADMDSAKKRDKYRVYGELITANLHLAQNGDESLECLNFYTNEMITIPLDPRFSPAKNAQKYFKKYSKLKTANILLEEQLVQTQSTIDYLENVLISIDQCESKDELQDIFEELSAEKIIKSKSNKKKTYKSKSKPYHYVSSDGIDIFVGKNNYQNDNLTLRFAEKDDLWLHAKNIPGSHVIIKSNLDDLPDRTLEEAAMLAAFYSKARNSSTVPIDYALKKNVKKPNSAKPGMVIYENNYTIYITPDELTINNLKKLED